Proteins from one Corynebacterium epidermidicanis genomic window:
- a CDS encoding acetyl-CoA carboxylase biotin carboxylase subunit translates to MFHTVLVANRGEIACRVIRTLREQGIKSVAVYSDADRTAPHVQLADTAVHIGPAPARESYLVIDTIIDAAKKTGAQAIHPGYGFLSENADFAHACEAAGIEFIGPPASAIEVMGDKISARAAVEKREVPTVPGISRPGLSDDDIIAAAPGIGFPVLIKPSAGGGGKGMHRVETPEELPERLQAARREAAGAFGDDTLFLEHFVDTPRHIEVQVMADKHGNVIHFGERECSLQRRHQKVIEEAPSPLLDEETRAAIGQAACDAARSVGYVGAGTVEFIVPSARPDQFFFMEMNTRLQVEHPVTEEVTGVDLVALQLAVAAGEKLPLAQEDVTLTGHAIEARIYAEDAAQGFLPTGGTIKRVTLPTGAGIRVDSGITDGSEITSLYDPMLMKVIAHGANREEALSRLDDALAHTHIAGFTVNTEFCRFLLSVPEVAAGDLDTGLLDRVSDNFEPAKPNENALIGAAMVWLASRWPEKPTSAWAIPDAWRAGRTSDQKIRLASNGEDFLIAITGTPSDAQVSIDGEAAVPAAIFRVGDAWNVHIDGIAHACSVADLSDGEFAHVVLTDATGSIEFTRKDAVLATSEDADGGDKTLVSPMPGTVIAHAVAPGTAVAVGDAVVIVEAMKMEHTLRAAVDGVVTFHVEPGEQVPAGKPLATVEPQES, encoded by the coding sequence ATGTTTCACACCGTTTTGGTAGCAAACCGCGGCGAGATTGCCTGCCGTGTGATCAGAACCCTCCGGGAACAGGGCATCAAGTCAGTCGCCGTCTATTCCGACGCCGACCGCACCGCCCCGCACGTCCAACTCGCCGACACCGCAGTGCACATCGGGCCAGCACCCGCGCGCGAATCCTACCTGGTCATCGATACGATCATCGACGCTGCGAAGAAGACCGGCGCCCAGGCGATCCACCCGGGCTACGGGTTCCTCTCGGAAAACGCTGACTTTGCGCACGCCTGCGAAGCTGCCGGTATCGAATTCATCGGCCCGCCCGCCAGCGCCATCGAGGTCATGGGCGACAAGATTTCCGCGCGAGCGGCCGTCGAGAAGCGCGAGGTGCCCACCGTGCCTGGTATTTCCCGCCCGGGGCTTTCCGACGACGACATCATCGCAGCCGCACCCGGCATCGGATTCCCGGTGCTCATCAAGCCGTCCGCTGGCGGTGGCGGCAAGGGAATGCACCGTGTGGAGACTCCAGAGGAACTGCCGGAGCGGCTGCAGGCGGCGCGTCGAGAAGCAGCGGGTGCCTTCGGCGACGACACCCTTTTCCTCGAGCATTTCGTGGACACCCCGCGCCACATCGAGGTGCAGGTCATGGCCGATAAACACGGCAACGTCATCCACTTCGGGGAGCGAGAGTGCTCCTTGCAGCGTCGTCACCAGAAGGTGATCGAGGAAGCTCCGTCACCGCTGCTCGACGAGGAAACCCGCGCCGCAATCGGGCAGGCCGCGTGCGATGCCGCCCGCTCGGTGGGCTACGTTGGGGCTGGCACGGTGGAGTTTATCGTGCCGTCGGCACGCCCCGACCAATTCTTCTTCATGGAGATGAACACCCGACTGCAGGTAGAGCACCCAGTGACGGAAGAAGTCACCGGCGTGGATCTCGTTGCACTCCAGCTGGCGGTGGCAGCAGGGGAGAAGCTGCCACTAGCCCAAGAGGATGTCACCCTCACCGGGCACGCCATCGAGGCCCGCATCTACGCCGAAGACGCAGCTCAAGGCTTTCTTCCTACTGGCGGAACGATCAAGCGCGTCACGCTACCGACCGGGGCGGGCATCCGCGTCGATTCCGGCATCACAGACGGCTCGGAGATCACCTCCCTCTACGACCCGATGTTGATGAAAGTCATCGCCCACGGCGCCAACCGCGAGGAGGCACTGAGCCGTCTCGACGACGCCTTGGCTCACACGCACATCGCCGGCTTCACTGTCAACACGGAATTCTGTCGCTTCCTCCTGTCAGTACCGGAAGTTGCTGCGGGTGACCTCGACACCGGGTTGCTCGATCGGGTGTCCGACAACTTCGAGCCTGCCAAGCCGAACGAGAATGCACTGATCGGCGCTGCAATGGTGTGGCTCGCATCCCGCTGGCCAGAAAAGCCGACCAGCGCCTGGGCTATTCCTGATGCGTGGCGCGCCGGGCGCACCTCGGACCAAAAGATCCGCCTGGCCTCGAACGGGGAAGACTTCCTGATTGCGATCACCGGCACCCCGAGCGACGCCCAGGTCAGTATCGACGGCGAGGCTGCCGTTCCAGCGGCCATCTTCCGCGTTGGTGACGCCTGGAACGTCCACATCGACGGCATCGCGCACGCCTGCAGCGTGGCCGACCTCAGCGACGGCGAATTCGCGCACGTTGTTCTTACCGATGCCACCGGCTCCATCGAATTCACCCGCAAAGACGCGGTCCTCGCCACCAGCGAAGACGCTGATGGCGGCGACAAAACTCTCGTCTCCCCGATGCCGGGCACGGTTATCGCACATGCGGTAGCGCCTGGCACCGCGGTGGCTGTCGGCGACGCCGTGGTGATCGTCGAGGCCATGAAGATGGAGCACACCCTCCGGGCAGCTGTCGACGGTGTGGTGACGTTCCACGTCGAGCCGGGCGAACAAGTACCTGCCGGCAAACCGCTGGCGACCGTCGAACCACAAGAATCCTAA
- a CDS encoding acyl-CoA dehydrogenase family protein: MTDINITDLPEEYRELQKIVREFANEVVEPVSYQHDKDHTFPYEVVSGMAEMGLFGLPFPEEVGGMGGDYLSFGIALEELARVDQSVAITLEAGVGLGAMPIFHFGNDEQKQKWLPELTAGTKLAGFGLTEPGAGSDAGATRTTAREEGGQFVINGSKQFITNSGTDITSLNTITAVTGEKDGRKEISTIIVPTDTPGFVAEPAYDKVGWNASDTHPLTFTDCRVPTENLLGERGRGFANFLSILAEGRVAIAALSAGAAQGCVDESVKYAKERTSMGRAIGEYQAISFKIARMEARAHTARLAWMAAAARMVKGLDFRKEAYIAKLIASEAAMDNARDATQIHGGYGFMNEYRVARHYRDSKILEIGEGTSEVQLMLIARELGL; encoded by the coding sequence ATGACCGATATCAACATCACCGACCTGCCAGAAGAGTACCGCGAGCTGCAGAAGATCGTTCGCGAGTTCGCCAACGAAGTAGTCGAACCGGTGTCCTACCAGCACGATAAGGACCACACTTTCCCCTACGAAGTCGTCTCTGGAATGGCTGAGATGGGCCTGTTCGGCCTGCCATTCCCAGAAGAGGTGGGCGGCATGGGTGGCGACTACCTCTCCTTCGGCATCGCGCTCGAAGAGCTGGCCCGCGTTGATCAGTCCGTGGCAATTACTCTCGAAGCAGGCGTTGGCCTCGGCGCCATGCCGATCTTCCACTTCGGAAATGACGAGCAGAAGCAGAAGTGGCTGCCAGAACTCACCGCTGGCACCAAGCTGGCTGGTTTCGGCCTGACCGAGCCGGGCGCTGGCTCCGACGCGGGCGCTACCCGCACCACAGCGCGGGAAGAAGGTGGCCAGTTTGTCATCAACGGATCCAAGCAGTTCATTACCAACTCCGGCACCGACATCACCTCGCTGAACACCATCACCGCCGTGACCGGCGAAAAGGACGGCCGTAAGGAAATCTCCACCATCATCGTCCCGACCGACACCCCGGGCTTTGTGGCAGAACCGGCCTATGACAAGGTTGGCTGGAATGCTTCCGACACGCACCCATTGACCTTCACTGATTGCCGAGTTCCTACCGAAAACCTTCTCGGCGAGCGGGGACGTGGTTTCGCCAACTTCCTGTCCATCTTGGCGGAAGGCCGAGTAGCTATCGCGGCACTGTCCGCGGGCGCGGCGCAAGGCTGCGTGGATGAGTCCGTGAAGTACGCCAAGGAACGCACCTCCATGGGCCGTGCGATCGGCGAGTACCAGGCAATTTCCTTCAAGATTGCCCGCATGGAAGCGCGTGCACACACCGCTCGACTGGCCTGGATGGCAGCTGCTGCCCGCATGGTCAAGGGCCTGGATTTCCGCAAGGAAGCCTACATCGCCAAATTGATTGCCTCTGAAGCGGCGATGGACAACGCCCGCGACGCCACACAAATTCACGGTGGCTACGGCTTCATGAACGAGTACCGCGTGGCCCGCCACTACCGTGATTCGAAGATCCTCGAGATCGGCGAAGGCACTTCGGAAGTGCAGTTGATGCTGATCGCCCGTGAGTTGGGACTCTAA